A window of Ptychodera flava strain L36383 chromosome 1, AS_Pfla_20210202, whole genome shotgun sequence contains these coding sequences:
- the LOC139137109 gene encoding uncharacterized protein, with protein sequence MDASVFVGFLLLKTILLSSCVSLSSYDGRSLKDQLSYRDNRKLTNHADFQRHMDLSEVIGPYHNIADYVDKSKWMTTIYSDIKTKRISDLIIPGTHDSGTFGITSDHGYLVDKTVNIFYHLGLPEVHYWSRSQSGNFTAQLQAGIRYLDLRIAAIAKDGNFYWWHGLTGDRIEPGLQEIADFAEMNPGEVLVLELSHFATPGDDHNNTNEMNPKQKMQVSELLYKYLGPHIVPSSLGNNPTLQDIHTTGRNILAYVADKDIVNLHNDTYRYDVIVNGFNGKTNPEGLFIDRCNILKDFHANHSDDITVLSSCVTPDTTNIIGGLFLAGILPKRVKGVYSNVALAKMTPANETFQQSFITDMAKRMSFEGVAYDLLDMANKTNVLGMDSRDRSMYSTVASVHFKGMNEMMPYWLSRPDIFKPNILEVDDFVNSHVVDFAILANIHHIPREVSISFQGNSRDGYVKKVFDIFYTDGNEGLRCHTIRLAYTINSTTQGILVNMSSLQDHTVLSLKEGDYPKDSNITLFASSSGSTQWHLLYTGNIQDWISTNHDIYIRGSDRSPGQGSGFAYISTKYDDFGPKCSEGVKTGVVKYIEWN encoded by the exons ATGGATGCGTCTGTTTTTGTCGGGTTTCTTCTCTTAAAGACGATTTTGTTATCATCCTGTGTCAGTTTAAG CTCCTATGATGGCCGATCACTGAAAGATCAGCTGTCGTACCGTGATAACAGAAAACTCACCAACCATGCAGACTTTCAAAGACAtatggacttatcagaggtgaTTGGTCCATATCACAACATTGCTGACTATGTGGACAAGTCCAAGTGGATGACTACGATATACAGTGACATCAAAACCAAACGAATCAGTGATTTGATCATACCCGGTACACATGACAGTGGTACATTTGGCATAACAAGTGACCATGGATATCTGgttgacaaaactgtgaatattttctATCACCTTGGTTTGCCAGAAGTCCATTACTGGTCTCGCAGCCAATCAGGAAACTTCACAGCTCAGCTTCAGGCTGGCATTCGCTACTTGGATCTCAGAATTGCCGCCATAGCAAAAGATGGCAATTTCTATTGGTGGCACGGCCTGACAGGGGATAGAATTGAACCCGGACTGCaggaaattgcagattttgccGAGATGAACCCTGGAGAGGTACTTGTCTTAGAGCTGAGCCACTTTGCGACACCTGGCGACGACCACAACAACACTAACGAGATGAACCCAAAACAGAAAATGCAAGTCAGTGAGCTCCTGTACAAATATCTCGGCCCTCACATCGTTCCTTCGTCTCTTGGCAACAACCCAACTTTGCAAGATATCCACACTACGGGGAGAAACATCTTGGCGTATGTAGCTGATAAAGATATCGTGAATCTTCACAACGACACCTACAGATACGATGTCATTGTGAATGGTTTTAACGGGAAAACCAACCCTGAGGGGCTCTTCATCGATCGATGCAACATATTGAAGGATTTCCATGCCAACCACTCAGACGACATCACTGTCCTCTCAAGCTGCGTCACTCCTGATACGACGAACATCATTGGTGGATTGTTTCTGGCTGGCATTTTGCCAAAACGCGTCAAAGGTGTGTACTCCAATGTAGCGTTAGCAAAGATGACACCAGCCAATGAAACTTTCCAACAATCTTTCATTACAGATATGGCCAAAAGAATGAGTTTTGAGGGCGTTGCTTACGATCTTTTAGATATGGCAAATAAAACCAATGTACTGGGAATGGACTCACGGGATAGAAGTATGTATTCAACCGTAGCTTCCGTTCATTTCAAAGGTATGAACGAAATGATGCCCTATTGGTTATCCAGGCcagatattttcaaaccaaatattCTTGAAGTCGACGATTTCGTGAACAGCCATGTCGTTGATTTTGCCATTCTGGCAAACATTCATCACATCCCGAGAGAGGTTAGCATCAGTTTCCAAGGCAACTCGCGTGATGGCTACGTCAAaaaagtttttgatattttctacaCCGATGGCAATGAAGGCCTGCGCTGTCATACAATCAGATTGGCGTACACAATAAACTCAACGACGCAGGGAATTCTGGTAAACATGTCTTCCCTTCAAGATCATACTGTTCTGAGCCTCAAAGAAGGAGATTATCCAAAAGACAGTAATATTACACTGTTTGCCAGTAGCTCTGGCAGTACACAGTGGCACCTACTCTATACTGGTAACATACAAGACTGGATATCCACGAATCATGATATCTACATCCGTGGCTCCGACAGATCTCCAGGTCAAGGGTCAGGATTTGCATACATCAGCACAAAGTACGATGACTTTGGTCCAAAGTGTTCAGAAGGTGTAAAAACAGGTGTTGTAAAATACATTGAATGGAACTGA
- the LOC139137099 gene encoding uncharacterized protein has product MEESAGALFLYDEWKADQCGLTGFHRIVIQEFCSRKAVMGQNLKAYSTVLSLEIKKDQDDDAKRCGVTLIPAKLKERADPDDEIPELKWLLNHEIYYPDLKELKKIKYVVGYAPKTGSAAADIRARLFPGAKLVLINHVIPEEECLLMEKYGQEKLEEKMLKMAGEADMLFSIGPRIHEHFENAYRADQGDKRLSDILHEEILPKPIGEFFKRDLQICKDISTYSILTCWNFETSAIEGCETIAGSIKKAADMRKESQLSRPQSEWKLGVPQNIDQNHKKAIVQKLGDRVDVKLYHKRSAGTLLTYLQQSHLYLPTPYYMDYSFYGLEAVAIGLPTVLKENSHLGDFITKHCPSHADLCAIDWIEEELSKKILANIAKPSISFKRAKELKHVFEGTCSNGAMFAALTEAALRRKQSLTDNPGRDDEGARNMPEDDKLQVHVGLDENTFNERLKELGEEVKSLKEDIRKLRAKWRDSNQAFKHRVAELVDTAEDSLQEVKKVCKEKLGDDMDPKRLTAESLGILLELLTLYALYKLKQTCRSGSLAKAFEPLLITDEMREIAAEVGLKLQLKATYNLEKFKEVERFFFERDGRGIEPVYDAIIEEESVEEILLNHDDVEGGNIETAEVTASIDKTTQTDLHAEGAAIQSAEFKVTKHVTMMERVAETDNVLISTNGEEGSESARWKDSDERSAMKEQPSIASKPEKGDWSVRFTDGYSQKTGRIFKQPRGMVFHGNRLVVCDPENNIVRILNEDYRCDKVLGSFDGQFARPFKPWDVAVSDESYYFMNDRGNFQIVVCDEDNKILTLIDLTWDIEAHGITICLGFLVVTDVRGHRLLKYTKGGKYVSDINNKELCGLSQFNRPYSVAVNSNGEIGVSDHWNHCIKRFDDELKFRDEYGELGTGDGQLWYPFGMDIDNNNDVYVCDGGNHRIVKCKSDGSWSGDLFCDVWQLRNPRYIAVQKDRIAVAELDNSNIKIFYK; this is encoded by the exons ATGGAGGAATCAGCTGGGGCACTGTTCCTGTATGATGAGTGGAAAGCAGATCAGTGTGGTCTAACTGGCTTTCACAGAATTGTCATTCAAGAATTCTGTTCTAGGAAGGCAGTGATGGGACAAAATCTGAAAGCTTACTCGACTGTACTGAGTCTGGAAATCAAAAAAGACCAGGATGATGATGCTAAGAGATGTGGTGTTACTTTGATTCCGGCAAAATTAAAGGAGAGGGCTGATCCAGATGATGAAATCCCAGAATTAAAGTGGTTGCTGAATCATGAGATCTACTATCCTGATCTCAAAGAGTTGAAAAAGATTAAATATGTGGTTGGGTATGCGCCAAAGACAGGGTCTGCTGCAGCTGATATCCGAGCCCGACTGTTCCCTGGTGCCAAGTTGGTATTAATCAACCATGTCATTCCTGAAGAAGAATGTCTACTAATGGAAAAATATGGTCAAGAAAAActtgaagaaaaaatgttgaaaatggcaGGGGAGGCTGATATGTTGTTTTCTATCGGGCCTCGAATACATGAACACTTTGAAAATGCCTACCGAGCAGATCAGGGTGACAAGAGACTGTCTGATATCCTTCATGAAGAGATCCTTCCCAAACCCATTGGTGAATTCTTCAAACGAGACTTACAGATATGTAAGGACATTTCAACATACAGTATACTGACATGTTGGAATTTTGAAACATCAGCCATTGAAGGGTGTGAGACAATAGCTGGTTCAATTAAGAAAGCAGCAGACATGAGGAAAGAGTCACAGTTGAGCCGACCTCAGTCTGAATGGAAGTTAGGTGTTCCTCAAAATATTGACCAGAATCATAAAAAGGCAATAGTGCAAAAATTAGGTGATCGTGTTGATGTAAAACTCTATCATAAACGCTCAGCTGGCACTTTGTTAACATATCTGCAACAATCACATCTTTATCTGCCTACACCATACTATATGGATTACAGTTTTTACGGTCTGGAAGCTGTGGCAATCGGGTTACCAACTGTGTTAAAGGAGAATTCCCATCTTGGTgatttcatcacaaaacatTGTCCATCACATGCAGATTTGTGTGCAATTGATTGGATTGAAGAGGAGCTCTCAAAGAAGATTCTGGCAAATATTGCCAAACCTTCTATAAGCTTCAAAAGGGCAAAGGAACTAAAACACGTCTTTGAAGGGACATGTTCAAATGGTGCAATGTTCGCTGCATTGACTGAAGCTGCTCTAAGAAGAAAGCAATCGCTAACAGATAATCCGGGAAGGGATGATGAAGGAGCAAGGAATATGCCAG AGGATGATAAGCTTCAAGTACATGTAGGATTAGATGAGAACACTTTTAATGAACGTCTAAAAGAACTGGGAGAAGAGGTCAAAAGCCTGAAAGAAGATATCAGAAAGCTACGGGCTAAATGGAGAGACAGTAACCAGGCATTCAAACACAGAGTAGCAGAACTGGTAGATACAGCTGAAGACAGCCTTCAAGAAGTGAAGAAAGTCTGTAAGGAAAAACTTGGTGATGATATGGATCCAAAACGTTTGACAGCAGAGTCCTTGGGAATCTTACTTGAATTACTTACTCTGTACGCTCTCTACAAGTTGAAGCAAACTTGCAGATCTGGAAGTCTGGCCAAAGCATTTGAACCACTGCTGATAACAGATGAAATGAGAGAGATTGCTGCAGAAGTTGGACTCAAACTGCAGTTAAAGGCAACATACAACCTAGAAAAGTTCAAGGAAGTTGAACGTTTCTTCTTTGAAC GTGACGGTAGAGGAATAGAACCAGTCTATGATGCTATTATTGAAGAGGAAAGTGTTGAAGAGATACTACTTAATCATGATGAT GTTGAAGGGGGGAATATAGAAACTGCAGAAGTCACAGCCAGCATTGATAAAACAACTCAGACTGACCTGCATGCTGAAG GGGCAGCTATACAGTCAGCCgaattcaaagtgacaaagCATGTGACTATGATGGAAAGAGTGGCTGAAACAGACAATGTATTGATTTCTACAAATGGTGAAGAGGGATCAGAATCTGCCAGGTGGAAAGATTCTGATGAAAGATCAGCCATGAAAGAACAACCGAGTATAGCATCAAAACCTGAGAAAG GTGACTGGTCAGTGCGGTTTACTGATGGCTACAGTCAGAAAACAGGACGAATATTTAAGCAACCCAGAGGGATGGTGTTCCATGGTAACCGACTGGTGGTATGTGATCCAGAAAACAATATTGTACGAATACTGAATGAAGATTACAGGTGCGACAAAGTCTTAGGAAGCTTTGATGGTCAGTTTGCTAGGCCTTTCAAACCATGGGATGTGGCCGTCTCTGATGAGAGCTACTATTTCATGAATGATAGGGGAAATTTTCAGATAGTTGTTTGTGATGAAGATAATAAAATTCTCACATTAATTGACCTGACATGGGATATAGAGGCCCACGGCATTACCATATGCCTTGGGTTTCTTGTGGTTACCGATGTAAGGGGTCATCGGTTACTGAAATACACCAAAGGTGGAAAGTATGTTTCAGACATTAATAATAAAGAATTGTGTGGCTTATCACAGTTCAATAGGCCTTATTCTGTGGCTGTCAATAGCAATGGGGAAATTGGGGTGTCCGACCATTGGAATCACTGCATCAAACGTTTTGATGATGAGCTGAAATTCAGGGATGAGTATGGTGAGTTAGGTACCGGTGATGGCCAGCTGTGGTATCCATTTGGCATGGATATTGACAACAACAATGATGTGTATGTTTGCGACGGTGGAAATCACAGGATAGTGAAATGTAAATCGGATGGAAGTTGGAgtggtgatttgttttgtgatgtgtGGCAGTTGAGAAACCCCAGATATATTGCAGTGCAAAAAGACAGGATTGCTGTAGCAGAATTAGATAACAGCAACATCAAGATATTTTATAAGTAG